One genomic segment of Pseudomonas chlororaphis subsp. aurantiaca includes these proteins:
- the sctW gene encoding type III secretion system gatekeeper subunit SctW, with translation MINRIDSTSTASSGLINTQQTAAKEGARQIFPARSALDQAQSALKPGTAPPAAVLQPSSLAEVMEDAGFALHQHRSESRQGTRGMQRPRAQSMLQQLVQQMKDHGDARLEDLLKRIPQIDNEEDLADSMRQGGFDAGEIALLLAALTADEKRKDSARRRRLEAALDQVMEDDQWALQLFCSLEFGLQSATNLAALKQLYQRATGRQTRLTQWFDEFRRLPDRRRKLRALIRALAFELSAQEAVTDEQLASVITDLKRILHFFSIEDHCGRVAEQMSQEALDSESIMLALLDTIQQPWIYADWLDERTRRDLPGDQPRHGYARHLKELTKLLPDDCFDNIEQRDSILDAFNELLDRLDNEE, from the coding sequence GTGATCAATAGAATCGACAGTACGTCAACCGCCAGCAGCGGGCTGATCAACACCCAACAGACGGCGGCCAAGGAAGGGGCACGACAGATCTTTCCCGCGCGCTCGGCGCTGGACCAGGCGCAATCGGCATTGAAACCCGGTACGGCACCGCCGGCAGCGGTGCTGCAGCCCTCCAGCCTTGCCGAAGTTATGGAGGATGCCGGTTTCGCGTTGCATCAGCACCGCTCCGAATCGCGCCAGGGCACCCGTGGAATGCAACGGCCACGCGCACAATCCATGCTCCAGCAGCTCGTGCAGCAGATGAAGGACCATGGCGATGCACGGCTGGAAGACTTGTTGAAGCGAATTCCCCAGATCGACAACGAGGAAGACCTCGCCGACAGCATGCGTCAAGGAGGTTTCGATGCCGGCGAGATAGCCTTGCTGCTGGCCGCGCTGACCGCCGACGAAAAACGCAAGGATAGCGCCCGCCGCCGCAGGCTCGAGGCCGCGCTCGACCAGGTCATGGAAGACGACCAGTGGGCACTGCAACTGTTCTGCTCGCTGGAGTTCGGCCTGCAAAGCGCCACCAACCTCGCGGCACTCAAGCAGTTGTATCAGCGCGCGACCGGCCGGCAGACGCGCCTGACCCAATGGTTCGACGAATTCCGCCGCCTGCCGGACCGGCGGCGGAAACTGCGCGCGCTGATCCGTGCGCTGGCATTCGAACTGTCCGCGCAAGAGGCCGTCACCGACGAGCAATTGGCATCCGTCATCACCGACCTGAAGCGTATCCTGCACTTCTTCAGCATCGAAGATCACTGCGGGCGCGTCGCCGAGCAAATGAGCCAGGAGGCACTGGACAGTGAGTCCATCATGCTCGCCCTGCTCGACACAATCCAACAACCCTGGATTTACGCCGACTGGCTGGACGAACGCACGCGCCGCGATTTACCCGGCGACCAACCGCGCCATGGCTACGCTCGCCATCTGAAAGAGCTGACCAAGCTCCTGCCAGACGACTGCTTCGACAACATCGAACAGCGCGACTCCATCCTTGATGCTTTCAACGAACTCCTCGATCGACTGGACAACGAGGAATGA
- a CDS encoding anthrax toxin-like adenylyl cyclase domain-containing protein: protein MSEAEHAAREPAMRALAEQVKDKTGIVFEHLVPFQRYATESNCVIGVRAVDPLATGLISDGHPTKNFLIKGKSASWGPQAGLICADQRFSKLEGRDPKDIEKYNKQVRQCLDAGHARVGPLIVGRERLEEIQKHFAQNAAKTGDEPALRLSEVSVHGDIEIRARAPSGEYYIFQGKQVGKEGELAYHIEHEGQPLEVLKGTPLDVSLLPNGPERCHQPPPPNELPLTADYDLLMIGPSLAQLDERDNLRLPDVSHGKFMQRLNHYSPSAQERLLREAAIDLRNPAQFYAAEDKLVGNASQRIKQMIPEINEALVGREGQWLVHHNADSGSPATDPAANYPATFFLPERIGRFEEICVIENNQELAELVQQAKDAGYHMPINPLWDDEPGLARAELHRSSFEDQQARMLLQQRLRNV, encoded by the coding sequence ATGTCCGAGGCCGAACACGCGGCCCGAGAACCCGCGATGCGGGCGTTGGCTGAACAGGTCAAGGACAAGACGGGTATTGTCTTCGAGCACCTCGTGCCCTTTCAGCGCTACGCCACGGAAAGCAACTGCGTGATTGGCGTGCGTGCAGTCGATCCACTAGCCACCGGCCTCATCTCTGACGGTCATCCGACGAAGAACTTCCTCATCAAGGGCAAGAGTGCTTCCTGGGGACCGCAGGCAGGTTTGATCTGTGCCGATCAGCGCTTCAGTAAACTGGAGGGCCGTGACCCCAAGGACATCGAGAAATACAACAAACAAGTCCGGCAATGTCTCGATGCCGGACATGCCCGTGTCGGTCCACTGATCGTGGGCCGCGAGCGTTTGGAGGAGATACAGAAGCATTTCGCCCAAAACGCTGCGAAGACCGGCGATGAGCCCGCACTGCGGCTGTCCGAAGTCAGCGTGCACGGTGACATTGAGATTAGAGCACGTGCCCCAAGTGGCGAGTACTACATATTCCAAGGCAAACAAGTCGGCAAGGAAGGCGAGCTGGCCTACCACATCGAGCACGAAGGCCAGCCGCTGGAGGTGCTGAAAGGCACCCCTCTGGATGTGAGCCTGTTGCCCAATGGCCCGGAACGCTGCCACCAGCCGCCGCCGCCTAATGAGCTGCCTTTGACCGCCGATTACGACCTGCTGATGATCGGCCCGTCTTTGGCTCAACTGGATGAGCGCGACAATCTGCGATTGCCGGATGTGTCCCATGGAAAATTCATGCAGCGTTTGAACCATTACAGCCCAAGCGCACAAGAGCGGTTGTTGCGCGAGGCTGCCATTGACCTCCGCAACCCGGCCCAGTTCTACGCGGCAGAAGACAAACTGGTCGGTAATGCTTCGCAGCGCATCAAGCAGATGATTCCCGAGATCAATGAGGCACTGGTCGGCCGAGAGGGGCAGTGGCTGGTGCACCACAACGCCGACTCGGGTAGTCCGGCCACCGATCCTGCGGCCAATTATCCCGCCACCTTCTTCCTGCCTGAAAGAATCGGCCGCTTCGAGGAAATCTGTGTGATCGAGAACAACCAGGAGCTGGCGGAACTCGTGCAGCAGGCAAAGGACGCTGGCTACCACATGCCGATCAACCCGCTCTGGGACGATGAGCCCGGGTTGGCGAGAGCGGAACTACACCGTTCGAGTTTCGAGGATCAACAGGCGCGGATGTTGTTGCAGCAACGCTTGCGCAATGTCTGA
- a CDS encoding type III secretion system domain-containing protein, with protein MSGPLHKEVKRLHRLAWQPGAWLDTSWWSSLGLADWEALYARHVSCRPAIDAALVARRGYPDGPLPGSLNARQTALLALEPRLVTLTTALGLIALDCPEYLLLREHRQALSPRLGDRACEQLFALHRGWNALPAIENNASLNETVLQAGTQWLTRQAGSCAVTHALLGLLPFATNSVSDSHGPKPSGTASAQDWLIKIGRFL; from the coding sequence ATGAGCGGACCGCTGCACAAAGAAGTCAAACGCCTGCATCGACTGGCTTGGCAGCCAGGCGCGTGGCTCGATACGAGCTGGTGGTCGAGCCTGGGGCTTGCCGACTGGGAGGCGCTCTATGCACGACATGTGTCATGCCGCCCCGCCATCGATGCCGCCCTGGTGGCCCGGCGCGGTTACCCCGACGGGCCGCTTCCCGGCTCGCTGAATGCACGCCAGACCGCACTGCTGGCACTGGAGCCGCGCCTCGTGACGCTAACCACTGCGCTTGGCCTGATCGCTCTTGATTGTCCCGAATACCTGCTGCTGCGCGAGCATCGCCAAGCGCTCTCCCCACGCCTGGGCGACCGTGCTTGCGAGCAACTCTTCGCCCTGCACCGAGGCTGGAACGCCCTACCGGCGATCGAGAACAACGCCAGCCTGAACGAAACCGTGCTTCAGGCGGGTACCCAATGGCTGACACGGCAAGCTGGCTCTTGCGCAGTCACCCACGCACTGCTCGGGTTACTGCCATTCGCCACGAACAGCGTCTCGGATTCGCACGGTCCGAAGCCAAGCGGCACTGCGAGCGCCCAGGACTGGCTCATCAAGATTGGACGATTCCTATGA
- the sctJ gene encoding type III secretion system inner membrane ring lipoprotein SctJ: MIRSRKHLGLALALMLLAGCKIDLYNGLSEQEANEMLALLMLRDIAAEKQTIKGGTVSIKVDKSQFSEAVEVLRQHGLPRKTTASMEDLFPSGQLVTSPVQEQAKILFLKEQQLEAMLTSMDGVVNARVSVAESVPQSRRESPVLSASVLVQYTPDRNLASRETDIRGLVQKGVPNLKAENISVVLQSTEYRYRPQLDPAQGATDENALVRYRVPLAASLGIVSLLCLGIHAWRQRPTLRRLGKS, translated from the coding sequence ATGATCCGCTCGCGCAAACATCTCGGCCTAGCCCTCGCGCTCATGCTGCTCGCCGGCTGCAAGATCGATCTGTACAACGGCCTGTCCGAGCAGGAAGCGAACGAGATGCTCGCGCTGCTCATGCTGCGCGACATCGCGGCGGAAAAGCAGACCATCAAGGGTGGCACAGTCTCGATCAAGGTCGACAAGAGCCAATTCTCCGAAGCGGTCGAAGTACTGCGTCAGCATGGCCTGCCGCGCAAGACCACGGCTTCGATGGAAGACTTGTTTCCATCTGGCCAGTTGGTGACATCGCCCGTTCAGGAACAGGCCAAGATCCTGTTCCTGAAGGAGCAGCAGCTCGAGGCCATGCTCACCAGCATGGACGGCGTGGTGAACGCACGGGTTTCGGTGGCCGAAAGCGTGCCGCAGTCGCGGCGTGAAAGCCCGGTGCTCTCGGCCTCCGTGCTGGTTCAATACACGCCTGATCGCAACCTGGCCAGCCGCGAAACGGATATCCGCGGCCTGGTGCAGAAAGGCGTGCCAAATTTAAAAGCGGAGAATATCAGCGTGGTGCTGCAATCCACCGAATACCGCTATCGCCCGCAGCTCGATCCGGCTCAAGGCGCCACGGACGAAAACGCCCTGGTGCGTTATCGCGTACCGCTGGCGGCCTCACTGGGTATCGTCTCGCTGTTATGCCTGGGGATACACGCCTGGCGCCAGCGCCCAACACTGCGACGCTTGGGTAAATCATGA
- a CDS encoding EscE/YscE/SsaE family type III secretion system needle protein co-chaperone, producing the protein MRLTNLEDILREDTCGSERDQAVASLQDEQARLRKLLARPNTPDDYCVLTNGLDACEAAVAVILTLWQRYHSA; encoded by the coding sequence ATGCGTCTGACAAACCTTGAAGACATTTTGAGAGAGGACACCTGTGGCTCCGAGCGTGATCAGGCGGTTGCATCGCTGCAAGACGAACAGGCCCGCCTGCGAAAACTCCTGGCACGGCCGAATACTCCGGATGATTACTGTGTACTGACGAATGGCTTGGATGCCTGCGAGGCGGCAGTGGCGGTCATCTTGACCTTGTGGCAGCGCTATCACAGCGCATGA
- the sctD gene encoding type III secretion system inner membrane ring subunit SctD translates to MPEGELRIGGPNGDILLPLENMSEAVLSTNEEGVRLSSEGGVWIDGVAMNELECLPLGQAVDLAGVAFVLGHEDTDIAYLSVPTRALPQEKPRGRSNLFAAAVSAIGLIAVGLVVWQPEKEVQVFDLEAWLQAEMSKPALQGLRLERRARGERVLRGTCERSSSVNALRDALRGWRVHFRDESVCADTVRDSVRKVLELNGYHDVDVASAMVDTVEVHGAIRADGNWLRTAEQLRSIPGLRDWWVKNDQAELFERLLATLTEYDLLEGVSLAVSNRTFLVSGELSSDRNMALSSVIEAFNEAQPRLTAQYQNIPSAPPAAQVLPALVVTVGGTRDSIYVELANGMRLQQGSVLPSGYRVHALSRKAIALVRGQQLLSLPIDL, encoded by the coding sequence TTGCCCGAGGGGGAGCTGCGTATTGGCGGCCCCAACGGAGACATCCTGCTGCCCTTGGAAAACATGAGCGAAGCCGTGCTCTCGACGAACGAGGAGGGCGTTCGGCTCAGCTCCGAAGGGGGGGTGTGGATAGACGGCGTAGCGATGAACGAGCTGGAGTGCCTGCCGCTCGGGCAGGCCGTCGATCTTGCGGGAGTGGCCTTTGTGCTGGGGCACGAAGATACGGACATCGCTTATCTCAGCGTACCCACACGCGCCTTGCCACAGGAGAAGCCTCGGGGACGCTCAAACCTTTTTGCCGCGGCGGTATCTGCGATTGGCCTGATTGCCGTTGGCCTGGTGGTTTGGCAGCCGGAGAAAGAGGTGCAGGTATTCGATCTGGAAGCTTGGCTCCAGGCTGAAATGAGCAAGCCGGCATTGCAAGGCCTGCGGCTGGAGCGAAGGGCGCGTGGCGAACGTGTGCTACGTGGCACCTGTGAGCGCTCGAGCAGCGTGAACGCGTTGCGTGATGCGCTGCGCGGATGGCGAGTGCACTTCCGAGATGAAAGCGTGTGCGCGGATACGGTACGCGACAGCGTACGCAAGGTATTGGAGCTCAACGGTTACCACGATGTGGATGTCGCCAGCGCCATGGTGGATACCGTCGAAGTGCACGGGGCGATTCGCGCCGATGGCAACTGGCTGCGTACCGCCGAGCAATTGCGGAGTATTCCCGGTTTGCGCGATTGGTGGGTCAAGAATGACCAGGCAGAACTGTTCGAGCGCCTTCTCGCCACCTTGACCGAGTATGACTTGCTTGAAGGCGTGAGCCTGGCGGTATCCAATCGGACTTTCCTGGTGAGCGGCGAGCTTTCTTCCGATCGCAACATGGCGTTGTCAAGCGTAATCGAAGCGTTCAACGAAGCGCAGCCACGCCTCACTGCGCAATACCAGAACATCCCATCGGCACCTCCAGCCGCCCAAGTATTGCCGGCCCTAGTCGTGACCGTAGGGGGTACTCGGGATTCGATCTATGTGGAGCTGGCCAATGGCATGCGCCTGCAACAAGGCAGCGTATTGCCCAGCGGCTATCGGGTGCATGCGCTCAGCCGCAAGGCTATCGCGCTGGTCAGGGGCCAGCAGTTGCTGTCACTTCCAATCGATTTGTAA